Proteins from one Flavobacterium sp. N2038 genomic window:
- the hppD gene encoding 4-hydroxyphenylpyruvate dioxygenase: MSKEVKSVEYGLEKIFEGAQDFLPLLGTDYVEFYVGNAKQSAHYYKTAFGYQSLAYAGLETGVKDKASYVLKQDKIRIVLTTPLTADSPINEHLKKHGDGVKVAALWVEDATKSYEETMKRGARSFMEPTVEEDEFGQVIRSGIYTYGETVHIFVERKNYNGVFLPGYKEWKSDYNPEPTGLKYIDHMVGNVGWNEMNTWVKFYEDVMGFVNFLSFDDKQITTEYSALMSKVMSNGNGRIKFPINEPAEGKKKSQIEEYLDFYGGPGIQHIAIATDDIIKTVSQLRARGVEFLSAPPHTYYQAIPERLGVHMDMMKEDINEIEKLAIMVDADEDGYLLQIFTKPVQDRPTLFFEIIQRMGAKGFGAGNFKALFESIEREQELRGTL, translated from the coding sequence ATGTCAAAAGAAGTAAAATCAGTAGAATACGGATTAGAAAAAATCTTTGAAGGAGCACAAGATTTCCTTCCTTTATTAGGAACAGATTATGTAGAATTCTATGTAGGGAATGCAAAACAATCTGCACATTATTATAAAACAGCTTTTGGTTATCAGTCATTGGCTTACGCTGGGTTAGAAACCGGAGTAAAAGACAAAGCATCTTATGTTTTGAAACAAGACAAAATCAGAATTGTTTTGACTACCCCTTTAACAGCAGATTCTCCAATAAACGAACATTTGAAGAAACACGGTGACGGAGTAAAAGTTGCCGCACTTTGGGTTGAAGATGCTACAAAATCTTACGAAGAAACTATGAAACGCGGAGCACGTTCTTTTATGGAACCAACCGTTGAAGAAGATGAATTTGGACAAGTTATCCGTTCAGGAATTTATACTTACGGAGAAACAGTTCACATTTTTGTAGAAAGAAAAAACTACAATGGTGTTTTCTTGCCAGGTTATAAAGAATGGAAATCTGATTATAACCCAGAACCAACCGGATTAAAGTACATTGATCATATGGTTGGAAATGTGGGTTGGAATGAAATGAATACCTGGGTTAAATTTTACGAAGATGTAATGGGATTTGTAAATTTCCTTTCTTTTGATGATAAACAAATCACTACAGAATATTCTGCATTGATGAGTAAAGTAATGTCAAATGGCAATGGAAGAATCAAATTTCCAATCAATGAACCAGCCGAAGGAAAGAAAAAATCTCAAATTGAAGAATATTTAGATTTCTACGGTGGGCCTGGAATTCAGCATATCGCTATTGCAACAGATGATATTATCAAAACAGTATCACAATTAAGAGCACGTGGTGTTGAATTTTTATCAGCTCCTCCCCACACCTATTACCAGGCAATTCCTGAAAGACTGGGAGTTCATATGGATATGATGAAAGAAGACATTAATGAAATTGAAAAGTTAGCCATTATGGTCGATGCCGATGAAGATGGTTACTTATTACAAATATTTACGAAACCAGTTCAGGACCGACCTACACTTTTCTTCGAAATTATTCAAAGAATGGGTGCAAAAGGATTCGGTGCAGGGAACTTTAAAGCCCTTTTTGAGTCTATCGAAAGAGAGCAGGAATTGAGAGGAACATTGTAA
- a CDS encoding homogentisate 1,2-dioxygenase — protein sequence MPLYHKLGDFPQKRHTQFEKPNGGFYYEQLFGTEGFHGHSSLSYHVHRPTQVKEILNSYSVEPKIAIGKNIKSLLFKGFELKPENDFLDSRKAMMVNKDCIIGLAAPKESLRNYFYKNADADEMLFIHKGKGKLRTMLGNIPFEYGDYLIIPRGIIYQIDFETEDNRLFYVESYSPFYTPKRYKNQSGQHLEHSPFCERDFILPSELETHDEKGDFLIKIKKEGMIHEVVYATHPFDVVGWDGYNFPYGFSIHNFEPITGRVHQPPPVHQTFETATFVVCSFCPRLYDYHPKAIPAPYNHSNIDSDEVLYYVDGDFMSRNNIEQGHITLHPKGIPHGPAPGAMERSIGHKETQELAVMVDTFRPLMVTEEAMGLDDGQYYKSWTE from the coding sequence ATGCCACTATATCATAAACTTGGGGATTTCCCTCAAAAAAGACACACCCAGTTCGAAAAACCTAACGGAGGATTTTACTATGAACAATTGTTTGGAACCGAAGGTTTTCACGGACATTCATCGTTATCTTACCATGTACACAGACCAACACAGGTAAAAGAAATCTTAAATTCTTATTCGGTTGAACCAAAAATTGCAATCGGAAAAAATATAAAATCGCTACTTTTTAAAGGTTTTGAATTAAAACCTGAAAATGATTTTCTTGACAGCCGAAAAGCCATGATGGTTAACAAAGACTGTATTATAGGTCTTGCTGCACCAAAAGAATCGCTTCGAAATTATTTTTACAAAAATGCCGATGCCGATGAAATGCTTTTCATTCATAAAGGAAAAGGAAAATTAAGAACCATGTTGGGGAATATCCCATTTGAATATGGCGATTATTTAATTATTCCGCGTGGTATTATTTATCAAATCGATTTTGAAACAGAAGACAACCGACTATTTTATGTAGAATCTTATTCTCCATTTTATACTCCAAAACGATACAAAAACCAGTCTGGTCAGCATTTAGAACATTCTCCTTTTTGTGAGCGTGATTTTATTTTGCCAAGCGAATTGGAAACGCACGATGAGAAAGGTGATTTTTTAATTAAAATCAAAAAAGAAGGCATGATTCACGAGGTGGTTTATGCTACTCATCCTTTTGATGTTGTGGGTTGGGACGGATATAATTTCCCATATGGATTTTCAATTCATAATTTTGAACCTATAACGGGGCGCGTTCACCAACCGCCACCTGTACACCAAACTTTTGAAACAGCAACTTTTGTTGTTTGTTCATTCTGCCCAAGACTTTACGACTATCATCCGAAAGCAATTCCGGCTCCATACAATCACAGCAATATAGATTCTGACGAAGTACTATATTATGTTGATGGCGATTTTATGAGTCGTAATAACATTGAACAAGGCCATATCACTTTACACCCAAAAGGCATTCCGCACGGACCAGCGCCAGGCGCAATGGAACGTAGTATTGGTCATAAAGAAACTCAGGAATTAGCCGTTATGGTTGATACTTTCAGACCATTAATGGTTACTGAAGAAGCGATGGGTCTTGACGACGGTCAGTACTATAAATCGTGGACTGAGTAA
- a CDS encoding patatin-like phospholipase family protein, which produces MRLNQLSNLNTTKELSLFSKNSTSVKIETAWGFASLLFLLILLLPEKSFAQDIKQDSIKRPKIGLVLSGGGAKGFAHIGVLKVLEEAGIKIDYIGGTSMGSVIGGLYASGYNASQIDSIFKKTNFDELINDYIPRSSKNFYGKRNDELYAITLPFSNFKIGIPEALSKGMYNYNLLSSLTRNVRHVRDFNKLPTPFLCIGTNIETGEEVLLNKGNLVQAMMASAAFPSLFTPVEIDGNLLVDGGVVNNYPIKEVRNLGADIIIGVDVQDDLLKRKNLKNATRILVQITNLQSIEKMKSKVKDTDIYIKPDIRDFGVISFDRGEEIIRKGEEATFAVYEKIKSLVNEETFYKKPKLKISSDTLEINKINSDKLDNYTKEYINGKLRFKPGSTITYADLKTGINNLDATQNFSTISYCLEPDGDKDNLDLVLKENPTQTYLKLGLHYDGLYKSAILLNLTHKKTFLKNDVTSIDIILGDNFRYDFNYYIENGFNISFGFRSRLNQFNRNVTTSISSLAEGNPSVNLINVDFFDITNQAYFQTIFVQKFLMGGGFEYKYLKIDSPTLSNEVNTIEKSNYFSVFGYLKYDSFDNKSFPHSGLYFSTDVQTYLASSDYTHNFKPFSTAKAEVAFAKTLFRKATFKIGADAGFNIGSDSVPFFDYIFGGYGYNKINNFNYFYGYDFLSIAGNSYIKTDITLDYEIFKKNHVNFSANFANLGDDIFTTVDWISMPKYSGYAVGYGLETIIGPIEIKQSWSPEMSKSFTWFSIGFLF; this is translated from the coding sequence ATGCGTTTAAACCAGCTTTCAAATTTAAATACCACAAAAGAACTTTCCTTGTTCTCAAAAAATTCGACATCAGTAAAAATCGAAACTGCATGGGGCTTTGCATCCTTACTTTTCCTACTCATTTTACTTTTGCCCGAAAAATCTTTTGCACAGGATATTAAACAAGACAGCATTAAAAGACCTAAAATTGGTTTGGTTTTAAGCGGTGGTGGTGCAAAAGGTTTTGCTCATATCGGAGTTCTAAAAGTTCTTGAAGAAGCAGGAATCAAAATCGATTATATTGGCGGAACCAGTATGGGATCTGTCATTGGCGGACTTTATGCATCGGGCTATAATGCTTCGCAAATTGATTCTATTTTTAAAAAAACCAATTTTGACGAATTGATCAACGATTATATTCCGCGTTCCTCCAAAAATTTTTACGGCAAAAGAAATGACGAATTGTACGCCATTACTTTGCCATTCAGTAATTTCAAAATTGGAATTCCGGAAGCACTTTCAAAAGGAATGTACAATTACAATCTATTAAGCAGTCTAACCAGAAATGTACGTCATGTTCGCGATTTCAATAAACTTCCTACCCCATTCTTATGTATAGGAACCAATATAGAAACTGGTGAAGAAGTATTACTTAATAAAGGAAACCTCGTTCAGGCAATGATGGCGAGTGCAGCTTTCCCTTCCTTATTTACTCCTGTAGAAATTGACGGTAATCTATTGGTCGATGGCGGAGTAGTAAATAACTACCCTATAAAAGAAGTTAGAAATCTGGGTGCTGATATTATTATTGGGGTTGATGTTCAGGATGATTTACTGAAACGTAAAAACCTTAAAAATGCTACCAGAATTCTGGTACAGATTACCAATCTTCAGTCGATCGAAAAAATGAAAAGCAAAGTAAAAGATACAGATATCTATATTAAACCAGATATTCGTGATTTTGGCGTAATATCATTTGACAGAGGCGAAGAGATAATCCGAAAAGGCGAAGAAGCTACTTTTGCAGTTTATGAAAAAATAAAATCGCTGGTAAACGAAGAAACCTTTTACAAAAAACCTAAACTAAAAATTAGTAGCGATACACTCGAAATCAACAAGATAAACAGCGATAAATTAGACAATTATACCAAAGAATACATAAATGGTAAACTTCGATTTAAACCGGGAAGCACCATAACATATGCCGATTTAAAAACTGGAATAAATAATCTGGATGCTACTCAAAACTTTAGCACAATATCTTATTGCTTAGAACCAGATGGAGACAAAGACAATCTGGATCTTGTATTGAAAGAAAACCCAACACAAACTTATTTAAAACTTGGACTGCATTACGACGGATTATATAAAAGTGCCATTTTATTAAATCTTACACATAAAAAAACATTTCTAAAAAATGATGTTACCTCAATAGACATTATTTTGGGAGATAATTTTAGATATGATTTTAATTATTATATCGAAAATGGATTTAACATTAGCTTTGGATTTCGCTCGAGACTAAATCAATTCAACAGAAACGTTACTACAAGCATTAGTAGTCTTGCCGAAGGTAATCCAAGTGTAAATCTTATCAATGTTGATTTTTTTGACATCACAAATCAGGCTTATTTTCAAACCATTTTTGTACAGAAGTTTTTAATGGGTGGCGGATTCGAATACAAATACCTAAAAATAGATTCTCCAACACTTTCAAATGAAGTAAACACCATTGAAAAGAGCAACTATTTTAGTGTTTTTGGTTATTTAAAATACGATTCATTCGATAATAAAAGCTTTCCGCATTCCGGATTATACTTTTCTACTGATGTACAGACTTATTTAGCCTCTTCAGATTACACTCATAATTTCAAACCTTTCTCTACCGCAAAAGCAGAAGTTGCATTTGCAAAAACTTTGTTCAGAAAAGCGACATTTAAAATTGGTGCCGATGCCGGTTTTAATATTGGCAGCGATAGTGTTCCGTTTTTTGATTATATTTTTGGAGGATATGGCTACAATAAAATCAACAATTTCAATTATTTCTATGGTTATGACTTTTTAAGTATTGCCGGAAACAGTTATATAAAAACAGATATCACGCTGGATTATGAAATTTTCAAAAAAAATCACGTTAATTTTTCAGCCAATTTTGCCAATTTAGGCGATGATATTTTCACTACTGTAGACTGGATTTCGATGCCTAAATATTCAGGTTATGCAGTGGGTTATGGCCTTGAAACTATTATTGGTCCAATTGAAATAAAACAATCATGGTCTCCGGAAATGTCAAAAAGCTTCACCTGGTTTAGTATCGGATTCTTATTTTAA
- the uvrC gene encoding excinuclease ABC subunit UvrC encodes MQTPLDLQILTLPDNPGVYQYYDKDGKILYVGKAKNLKKRVSSYFNKIHDTAKTNVLVKKIVTIKHIVVPTETDALLLENNLIKTLQPRYNVLLRDDKSYPWICIKKEPFSRIFSTRRMVKDGSEYFGPYTSFKTVHTILDLIKELYPLRTCNYDLSKSNIDSGKFKVCLEYHIGNCKGPCEGLEPLEEYQRQVDAIREILKGNFKESMRDFKRLMIKYAEELRFEEAQKIKEKIEVLENYQSRSTIVNPKITNIDVFSIVSDETAAYVNFLQISHGSIIRSHTLEMKKKLDESDEELLELAIIELRERFQLLSKEIIVPFEMDLGENIKTTVPQLGDKKQILDLSIRNAKFYRIEQLKQLQIVDPDRHTNRIMAQMQKDLRLPVEPRHIECFDNSNIQGTNPVAACVVFKDGKASKKDYRHFNVKTVEGPDDFASMTEIVYRRYKRLLDENQPLPQLIIIDGGKGQLSAALKSIDELGLRGKIAIIGIAKRLEELFYPGDSIPLYLDKKSETLKVIQQLRNEAHRFGITFHRDKRSKAALNSSVESIPGIGEKTMLTLIQHFKSVKRLKLATEKEISDVIGISKAKKIVDFYKTN; translated from the coding sequence ATGCAGACTCCTCTTGATCTTCAAATCCTCACTTTACCAGATAATCCTGGCGTATATCAATATTACGATAAAGACGGAAAGATTCTATACGTTGGAAAAGCCAAGAATTTAAAAAAAAGGGTTTCCTCCTACTTCAATAAAATTCACGATACAGCCAAAACCAATGTACTGGTAAAGAAAATCGTAACAATAAAACACATCGTAGTTCCAACGGAAACAGATGCGCTTTTATTAGAAAACAATTTAATCAAAACTTTACAGCCACGTTATAATGTATTACTGCGTGATGATAAAAGTTATCCCTGGATTTGTATTAAAAAAGAACCTTTTTCGAGAATTTTTTCAACCCGAAGAATGGTTAAGGATGGCTCTGAATATTTTGGCCCCTATACCAGTTTCAAAACGGTACATACTATTTTAGATTTAATCAAAGAATTATATCCTTTAAGAACCTGTAATTACGATTTAAGTAAGTCAAATATTGATTCTGGCAAATTTAAAGTTTGTTTAGAATATCATATTGGTAATTGCAAAGGCCCTTGCGAAGGTCTGGAACCTTTAGAAGAATATCAAAGGCAAGTTGATGCGATTCGTGAAATTCTGAAAGGAAATTTCAAAGAAAGCATGAGAGACTTCAAGCGCTTAATGATTAAATATGCTGAAGAATTACGTTTTGAAGAAGCTCAGAAAATAAAAGAGAAAATAGAAGTTCTTGAAAATTATCAGTCGAGATCTACCATCGTAAATCCAAAAATCACCAATATTGATGTATTCTCTATTGTGTCTGATGAAACTGCCGCTTATGTAAACTTTTTACAAATCTCTCATGGCTCGATTATTCGTTCGCACACTTTAGAAATGAAGAAAAAGCTGGACGAAAGCGATGAAGAATTATTAGAGCTCGCTATTATTGAACTTCGTGAGCGTTTTCAATTATTATCAAAAGAAATCATTGTTCCTTTTGAAATGGACTTAGGCGAAAACATCAAAACGACTGTTCCTCAACTTGGCGACAAAAAACAAATATTAGATTTATCCATTCGAAATGCAAAATTCTACAGAATCGAACAATTAAAACAATTACAAATTGTCGATCCGGATAGACATACCAACAGAATTATGGCACAAATGCAAAAAGATTTGCGTTTGCCGGTTGAGCCCCGACATATTGAATGTTTTGATAACTCGAACATTCAGGGAACCAATCCGGTAGCTGCCTGCGTTGTTTTTAAAGATGGAAAAGCGAGTAAAAAAGATTATCGTCACTTTAATGTAAAAACGGTTGAAGGTCCGGATGATTTTGCTTCGATGACAGAAATTGTATATCGCCGTTACAAAAGATTATTAGACGAAAATCAACCTCTTCCGCAATTGATTATTATTGATGGTGGAAAAGGACAATTATCTGCAGCTCTAAAAAGTATTGACGAATTGGGCTTACGTGGTAAAATTGCCATAATTGGAATTGCAAAACGTCTTGAAGAACTCTTCTATCCTGGCGATTCGATTCCGTTATATCTGGATAAAAAATCAGAAACCTTAAAAGTAATTCAGCAATTAAGAAACGAAGCACACCGCTTTGGGATTACTTTTCATCGTGATAAACGAAGTAAAGCTGCCTTGAATTCATCAGTTGAAAGCATTCCTGGAATTGGCGAAAAAACGATGCTTACCTTAATACAACATTTCAAAAGTGTTAAAAGATTAAAATTAGCAACAGAAAAAGAAATTTCAGACGTCATCGGTATATCAAAAGCAAAAAAAATTGTCGACTTTTACAAAACCAATTAG
- a CDS encoding succinylglutamate desuccinylase/aspartoacylase family protein, with amino-acid sequence MKNSKPLVIFDEAILPGESRTINVEIARLHTTTKLNIPVIVRRSKIEGPVVLFSAGIHGDEINGVEIVRQIISKKINKPARGTIICIPIINMYGFVNKSREFPDGRDLNRVFPGSKKGSLASRFAYHIVEEILPILDYAVDFHAGGASRFNAPQIRITENNPELKVLADVFNAPFTLYSKNIGGSFRNTSEKANVKMLLFEGGKSLDINNDIANEGVLGVKRLLSYLNMLDPKQLVEAAPVPSIYIKNSVWLRAKCSGLLHDFNLIGRFVTKGTILAIITDPFGKFEQKVKAPHDGFIINANHSPIVYEGDAIYHISKSPENADE; translated from the coding sequence ATGAAAAATAGTAAACCCCTGGTTATTTTTGATGAGGCAATTTTGCCAGGCGAAAGCCGAACAATCAATGTCGAAATCGCAAGATTACATACCACTACAAAATTAAATATTCCGGTTATTGTACGCCGCTCTAAAATTGAAGGGCCTGTTGTTTTATTCTCTGCAGGAATTCACGGCGACGAAATAAACGGAGTTGAAATTGTAAGGCAAATTATCAGTAAAAAAATCAATAAGCCTGCCCGCGGAACTATTATTTGTATTCCGATTATCAATATGTACGGGTTTGTCAATAAATCCCGTGAGTTTCCTGACGGACGAGATTTAAATCGTGTTTTTCCCGGAAGTAAAAAAGGTTCTCTGGCAAGTAGGTTTGCCTATCATATTGTAGAAGAAATTTTGCCCATTTTAGATTATGCAGTCGATTTTCATGCCGGAGGTGCAAGCCGATTTAATGCACCGCAAATTAGAATTACAGAGAATAATCCGGAATTGAAAGTGTTGGCAGATGTGTTTAATGCACCATTTACTTTGTATTCAAAAAATATAGGCGGATCTTTTAGAAATACTTCTGAAAAAGCCAATGTAAAAATGCTGCTTTTTGAAGGTGGAAAATCATTGGACATCAATAATGATATTGCTAATGAAGGAGTGCTGGGTGTAAAACGATTACTGTCTTATCTGAACATGCTGGATCCTAAACAACTTGTAGAGGCAGCGCCGGTTCCATCGATTTACATAAAAAATTCCGTTTGGCTTCGCGCAAAATGTTCTGGCTTATTGCACGATTTTAATCTAATTGGAAGGTTTGTGACCAAAGGAACAATCTTAGCCATTATTACAGATCCGTTTGGGAAATTTGAACAAAAAGTAAAAGCACCTCATGATGGATTTATAATTAATGCCAATCATTCGCCAATTGTTTACGAAGGCGATGCCATTTATCATATATCTAAAAGCCCTGAAAATGCCGACGAGTAA
- a CDS encoding 5-formyltetrahydrofolate cyclo-ligase: MPTSKKELRREYKNLRKELSEQEIEEKSLAIANNLIQLSIWDKTYYHVFLPITEHKEVDTEFILHLLSGKDKEIVISKSDFETREMTHFLLTDNTKIKKNEYNIPEPVNGLQVPNQNIDVVFVPLLAFDTYGNRIGYGKGFYDKFLAQCKSETIKIGLSFFESVNQIDDVFESDVKLDYCVTPLKVYTF; this comes from the coding sequence ATGCCGACGAGTAAAAAAGAATTAAGACGTGAGTATAAAAACCTTCGAAAAGAACTTTCTGAACAAGAAATAGAGGAAAAGAGTCTGGCAATAGCTAATAATTTAATACAATTATCCATTTGGGATAAAACCTATTACCACGTTTTTTTGCCAATAACAGAACATAAGGAAGTTGATACAGAATTTATTTTGCATTTGCTTTCCGGAAAAGATAAAGAAATTGTGATTTCTAAAAGTGATTTTGAAACACGTGAAATGACTCATTTTTTATTGACTGATAATACAAAAATTAAAAAAAACGAATATAATATTCCCGAACCGGTTAATGGACTTCAGGTTCCGAACCAAAATATTGATGTCGTTTTTGTTCCGCTTTTAGCATTTGATACTTACGGAAATCGCATAGGTTATGGCAAAGGATTTTATGATAAATTCCTTGCGCAATGTAAGTCAGAGACAATTAAAATTGGTCTTTCTTTTTTTGAATCAGTAAATCAAATCGATGATGTGTTTGAATCTGATGTAAAATTAGATTATTGTGTTACACCTTTAAAAGTCTACACTTTTTAA
- a CDS encoding tetratricopeptide repeat protein: MKNIVYLFLLITQVFFAQSSFEKGNALYQKEQYQQAAQEYENILTEDKQHSAELYFNLANCYYKLNKVAPAIYNYEKALVLKPHDPETLNNLKFAKKLTIDEIKEVPKVGFAKLIQNFTGIFDYNTWAKISVGIAFVFLLSFIGYYFSQLTLTKRIYFIGMFILLVALILSISAGMSEKSHFDNDRPAIVFAELSEVRSEPQKAGAAIFLLHEGAKVYVTETLGKWKKVELTDGTEGWLDATTIKEVK, translated from the coding sequence ATGAAAAATATAGTATATCTCTTTTTATTAATTACACAGGTTTTCTTTGCGCAAAGCAGTTTTGAAAAAGGAAACGCTTTGTATCAGAAGGAGCAATATCAGCAAGCTGCTCAGGAATACGAAAATATTCTAACTGAAGATAAACAGCACTCGGCTGAGTTGTACTTTAATCTTGCTAATTGCTATTACAAACTAAATAAAGTTGCTCCTGCAATTTATAACTATGAAAAAGCTTTAGTCTTAAAACCTCACGATCCTGAGACTTTAAACAACTTAAAATTTGCAAAAAAGCTTACTATTGATGAAATTAAAGAAGTTCCTAAAGTAGGTTTTGCAAAACTGATTCAAAATTTTACGGGTATTTTTGATTATAATACCTGGGCCAAAATTTCTGTTGGAATTGCATTTGTATTTCTATTGAGCTTTATTGGTTACTACTTTTCACAACTTACACTTACTAAAAGAATTTATTTCATTGGAATGTTTATTCTTTTAGTTGCTTTAATTCTGAGCATTTCAGCCGGAATGTCCGAAAAAAGTCATTTTGATAACGATCGTCCCGCAATTGTTTTTGCCGAATTGAGCGAAGTACGAAGTGAACCACAAAAAGCCGGTGCTGCAATTTTCTTATTACATGAAGGTGCAAAAGTTTATGTGACCGAGACTTTAGGAAAATGGAAAAAAGTAGAATTAACAGACGGAACCGAAGGTTGGCTAGACGCTACAACCATTAAAGAAGTAAAATAG
- a CDS encoding BatD family protein, with protein MKRYLILLLFTFQGLLAQVQFEARVSKNTLGVNERLRIDFIMNVDGDNFEQPSFDGFKIVAGPSQQISQSWVNGRSSFQKIYSYILQPNQKGTVNIKQAAIEFNGQIYKTSPIKIVVTNAVAQERDPNDRPQGSGSETLNLVAEISKTNPYLNEPITVVYKLYFNNIGVTGFKELAKPKYNDFWNQNIDVKQLSIEEGTYQGQRCYFVILKKTILYPQKSGRLTIEPLSLDIGVQLPTNRRDMFGQMIITDGNKVVSAGAKTINVRPLPESTKPEGFTGAVGKFNFIVTPSKTSLKSGESLDLIVSANGNGNMKLFTLPKPVVPNALEMYDPVHDEKVTTSLSGMSGRVSDKYTIVPQYKGKYVIKPMQFSYFDLNSGSYKTMTSQEITIDVLDGPMQAEANNTANASKNVISKTDQFKYIKPKTTLVSMVKNDFYGSDLYLALLFAPFVILPIIILVKKKKEAIDSDVTGNRIRMNNKLAKKYLSEAKKQLNNKEAFYIALEKAMHNFLKAKLHIETSEMSKDNIQELLLSRNAKPESVKSFIDLTENCEFARYAPASSASIQQDFDKAVLIISELEKQIV; from the coding sequence ATGAAAAGATATTTAATTTTATTACTATTCACTTTTCAAGGATTACTGGCTCAGGTTCAATTTGAAGCCAGAGTGAGCAAAAACACGCTTGGAGTTAATGAAAGGCTAAGAATTGACTTCATCATGAATGTTGATGGAGACAACTTCGAACAGCCTTCTTTTGACGGGTTTAAAATTGTAGCCGGACCAAGTCAGCAAATTAGTCAGTCATGGGTAAACGGAAGAAGCTCTTTTCAGAAAATCTACTCCTATATCCTGCAACCCAACCAAAAAGGAACTGTTAACATTAAACAGGCTGCCATTGAATTTAATGGGCAGATTTACAAAACATCGCCCATAAAAATTGTTGTTACCAATGCTGTAGCACAAGAAAGAGATCCAAATGACAGACCTCAGGGATCTGGAAGTGAAACGCTGAATCTTGTTGCCGAAATTTCTAAAACAAATCCATATCTAAACGAACCCATTACAGTCGTTTATAAATTATACTTTAACAATATTGGTGTTACAGGTTTTAAAGAACTGGCAAAACCAAAATACAATGATTTCTGGAATCAAAACATTGACGTAAAACAATTGTCGATTGAAGAAGGAACTTACCAAGGACAAAGATGTTACTTTGTAATCTTAAAGAAAACCATCTTATATCCTCAAAAATCAGGTCGTTTAACGATTGAACCACTTTCGCTGGACATTGGTGTTCAATTACCAACAAATCGTCGTGATATGTTTGGACAAATGATTATTACCGACGGAAACAAAGTAGTTTCTGCCGGAGCCAAAACAATAAACGTAAGACCACTTCCGGAAAGCACTAAACCGGAAGGTTTCACTGGCGCTGTCGGTAAATTCAATTTTATCGTTACGCCATCTAAAACAAGTTTAAAAAGTGGAGAAAGCCTTGACCTGATCGTTAGTGCTAATGGAAATGGTAACATGAAATTGTTTACCCTGCCAAAGCCAGTTGTACCAAATGCACTGGAAATGTATGATCCTGTACATGACGAGAAAGTAACGACTTCATTATCTGGAATGTCAGGAAGAGTATCAGACAAATACACTATTGTGCCTCAATACAAAGGAAAATATGTTATTAAACCAATGCAGTTTTCGTATTTTGATTTAAATTCGGGCTCATACAAAACAATGACATCTCAGGAAATTACTATTGATGTTTTAGACGGACCTATGCAGGCTGAAGCTAACAATACAGCAAATGCGTCCAAAAACGTGATTTCGAAAACAGATCAATTCAAATACATTAAACCAAAAACTACTTTAGTTTCTATGGTTAAAAATGATTTTTATGGTTCAGATTTGTACTTGGCTTTGTTGTTTGCTCCTTTTGTAATTTTGCCAATTATTATTTTGGTTAAGAAGAAAAAAGAAGCAATTGATAGTGATGTTACCGGAAACCGAATCAGGATGAATAATAAACTGGCCAAGAAATATTTATCTGAAGCTAAAAAACAACTTAATAATAAAGAAGCTTTTTATATTGCTCTGGAAAAAGCAATGCATAACTTCCTGAAAGCAAAACTGCATATTGAAACCTCAGAAATGAGTAAAGACAACATTCAGGAATTACTATTATCACGAAATGCAAAACCGGAATCGGTTAAGAGTTTTATCGATTTGACCGAAAACTGTGAGTTTGCAAGATATGCTCCGGCATCTAGCGCTTCGATTCAACAAGATTTTGATAAAGCTGTTTTAATTATTTCAGAATTAGAAAAACAGATCGTTTAA